In Bacillus sp. NP247, one DNA window encodes the following:
- a CDS encoding methyl-accepting chemotaxis protein: MGKERKTFSFGLRIQLMLFTTVLAFITYSTSLIFIYVIYDYFQSYVSQTVYNIIVMLLGVVWSGILAYGAAIFLIKPLRKLEEAARKAAEGDIREDVPLPKTDDEINSLSVAFNMMLGNLRGMVKNIDTTFSYTNNQVQQIRKQTGEATKQAQGVSETLAEISSGAEQSAASIQAIVSTVDTTTSIANEVEGKAKQSDELSSEMVQALGQSTRVFTSLIQGIQTLARENEDSMENVQKLEERMKQVEHIVSVVSEIASQTNLLALNASIEAARAGEHGRGFAVVAEEVRKLADESDHSARNISQLLRNMQDEVQQVALKMTEQVKTAKEEAKRGGATELILKEMSSSIMEVADATKKISSYMNEQVSHIHQTGAQTKAVAAIAEETSAGSQEVARVTLQQSKNMIAIDQLLKDLEKRSAELKQTIERFSM; the protein is encoded by the coding sequence ATGGGAAAAGAAAGAAAAACATTTTCCTTTGGCTTGCGTATACAGCTTATGTTATTTACTACAGTTTTAGCTTTCATTACATATTCAACAAGTTTAATTTTCATTTACGTTATATATGATTACTTTCAAAGTTATGTAAGTCAAACTGTTTATAATATTATCGTTATGTTATTAGGTGTAGTATGGTCTGGAATTTTAGCGTATGGGGCAGCAATATTTTTAATTAAACCACTTCGAAAGTTGGAAGAAGCAGCAAGGAAAGCGGCTGAAGGTGATATTCGTGAAGATGTCCCGTTGCCAAAGACCGATGATGAGATTAATTCTTTAAGTGTTGCATTTAATATGATGCTAGGGAACTTAAGGGGCATGGTAAAAAATATCGATACTACATTTTCGTATACAAATAATCAAGTTCAGCAAATTAGAAAACAAACAGGTGAAGCGACAAAGCAAGCACAAGGTGTGTCTGAAACTCTTGCGGAGATTTCTTCCGGTGCCGAGCAATCAGCAGCATCGATTCAAGCGATCGTTTCTACTGTTGATACAACGACTTCTATTGCAAATGAAGTAGAAGGAAAAGCAAAACAGTCTGACGAGTTGTCTTCAGAAATGGTTCAAGCTTTAGGACAAAGTACACGTGTCTTTACGTCTTTAATTCAAGGTATTCAAACATTGGCGAGAGAAAATGAAGATTCGATGGAAAATGTACAGAAATTAGAAGAGCGAATGAAACAAGTTGAACATATTGTTTCTGTTGTGAGTGAGATTGCTAGCCAAACGAATTTATTAGCACTCAATGCTTCTATTGAGGCAGCTCGTGCAGGAGAGCATGGAAGGGGCTTTGCGGTTGTAGCAGAAGAAGTACGTAAACTTGCTGATGAAAGTGATCATTCCGCAAGAAACATATCGCAGTTATTACGGAATATGCAAGATGAAGTACAGCAAGTCGCATTGAAAATGACAGAGCAGGTGAAGACAGCTAAAGAAGAGGCGAAACGCGGGGGAGCTACAGAATTAATTTTAAAAGAAATGTCATCAAGTATTATGGAAGTAGCCGATGCAACTAAGAAAATTAGTAGTTATATGAATGAACAAGTGAGTCACATTCATCAAACAGGAGCACAAACAAAGGCTGTAGCAGCCATCGCTGAGGAAACGTCAGCTGGTTCACAAGAAGTGGCGCGTGTGACATTGCAACAGTCTAAAAATATGATAGCAATCGATCAATTATTAAAAGACTTAGAGAAGCGATCAGCTGAATTGAAACAAACGATTGAACGATTTTCAATGTAA
- a CDS encoding amino acid ABC transporter permease: MFEIFISTYPTLLKATIVTLQLTLTSLLLGSLIGLLVAFFRISNNKVLNSIAHVYIAIIRGTPLIVQIAILYFGITSVVVFTPFWAGAIALAIHNGAYITEIFRGSIQSVDRGQLEAARSLGMPYPLAMRRIILPQAFRLSLPPLGNQFIIGLKDSSLVAYVGMSELWGSGLSIAAGNFQQLDTYIIVGVYYLALVLLFTYLVSLLEKRLQRKENNSVQVKTKNKKEVSL; the protein is encoded by the coding sequence ATGTTTGAAATTTTTATCTCTACCTATCCCACACTCTTAAAGGCTACTATTGTCACATTACAATTAACATTAACATCCCTATTACTCGGTTCACTAATTGGATTACTAGTCGCTTTCTTTCGAATCTCTAACAATAAGGTTTTAAATAGTATTGCTCATGTATACATCGCCATTATTCGTGGTACACCTTTAATTGTTCAAATCGCGATTCTCTATTTTGGGATTACATCCGTTGTTGTTTTTACCCCTTTTTGGGCAGGAGCAATTGCTTTAGCAATTCATAACGGTGCATATATTACTGAAATTTTCCGCGGATCCATTCAGTCCGTTGACCGGGGACAATTGGAAGCTGCTCGCTCTTTAGGTATGCCTTACCCTTTAGCGATGCGCCGGATTATATTACCACAAGCATTCCGTCTGTCTCTTCCTCCCCTAGGGAATCAATTTATTATTGGATTAAAAGATTCTTCTCTTGTTGCTTATGTAGGAATGTCCGAATTATGGGGATCTGGTTTATCAATTGCCGCAGGGAACTTTCAACAATTAGATACATATATAATTGTTGGTGTATACTATCTCGCACTTGTTCTCCTATTCACTTATCTTGTTAGCCTTCTAGAAAAACGACTACAACGGAAAGAAAATAACTCTGTCCAAGTCAAGACAAAGAACAAGAAAGAAGTTTCTTTATAA
- a CDS encoding alpha-glucosidase, giving the protein MKKTWWKEAVAYQIYPRSFMDSNGDGIGDLQGIIAKLDYLKDLGIDVIWICPMYKSPNDDNGYDISDYQDIMDEFGTMADFDALLDEVHKRDMKLIIDLVINHTSDEHPWFIESRSSKDNPKRDWYIWHDGKDGAEPNNWESIFNGSAWEYDEVTGQYYLHLFSRKQPDLNWENKEVREVLYDTVNWWLDKGIDGFRVDAISHIKKEDGLKDMPNPKELKYVPSFDKHMNVDGIQPLLEELKENTFSKYDIMTVGEANGVKIEDAELWVGEEQGKFNMVFQFEHLSLWDAEKKKDLDVVGLKKVLTKWQKGLENKGWNALYIENHDKPRIVSTWGDDKQYWRESATALGAMYFFMHGTPFIYQGQEIGMTNVQLPNIEDYDDVAIKNLYREKIAEGVSHQDMMEIIWASCRDNSRTPMQWNDEMNAGFTTSTPWFGMNPNYKEINVEKQKNEEKSIFNFYKKMIALKKEHDVLNYGTYDLLLEDDPQIYAYTRTLQDEKVIVISNISKEEAVYNESLFALERKRLLLNNYEVAEHEQITTITLKPYETRVYRIL; this is encoded by the coding sequence ATGAAGAAAACATGGTGGAAAGAAGCAGTTGCTTATCAAATTTATCCACGTAGCTTTATGGATTCAAATGGTGATGGTATTGGAGATTTACAAGGTATTATTGCAAAACTGGATTATTTAAAAGATTTAGGTATAGATGTAATTTGGATTTGTCCAATGTATAAGTCACCTAATGATGATAATGGTTATGATATTAGTGATTATCAAGACATTATGGATGAGTTTGGTACAATGGCAGATTTTGATGCTTTACTAGATGAAGTTCATAAGCGTGATATGAAGCTTATTATTGATTTAGTTATTAATCATACGAGTGATGAACATCCATGGTTTATTGAATCGCGTTCATCTAAAGACAATCCGAAGCGTGATTGGTATATTTGGCATGACGGTAAAGATGGTGCGGAACCAAACAACTGGGAAAGTATTTTTAATGGTTCGGCATGGGAATACGATGAAGTAACAGGACAATATTATTTACATTTATTCTCACGTAAACAACCAGATTTAAACTGGGAGAATAAAGAAGTTCGCGAAGTGCTATACGATACGGTTAATTGGTGGCTTGATAAAGGAATTGATGGTTTCCGTGTGGATGCGATTAGTCATATTAAGAAAGAAGATGGCCTCAAGGATATGCCAAATCCAAAAGAATTAAAATATGTGCCATCTTTTGATAAACATATGAATGTGGATGGTATTCAACCTTTATTAGAAGAGTTAAAAGAAAATACATTTTCTAAGTACGATATTATGACTGTTGGTGAAGCTAATGGCGTTAAAATTGAAGATGCTGAGCTTTGGGTTGGAGAAGAGCAAGGTAAATTCAATATGGTATTTCAGTTCGAGCATTTAAGCTTATGGGATGCAGAAAAGAAGAAAGATCTTGATGTTGTAGGGTTGAAAAAGGTATTAACGAAATGGCAAAAAGGATTAGAAAATAAAGGATGGAATGCTTTATACATTGAGAATCATGATAAACCACGTATCGTTTCAACGTGGGGAGATGATAAACAATATTGGCGTGAAAGTGCAACAGCTCTAGGAGCGATGTATTTCTTTATGCACGGTACACCATTTATTTATCAAGGACAAGAAATTGGTATGACAAATGTTCAGTTACCCAATATTGAAGATTACGATGATGTAGCAATTAAAAATTTATATCGCGAGAAAATTGCAGAGGGCGTATCACATCAAGATATGATGGAAATTATATGGGCTTCTTGCCGCGATAATTCACGTACACCTATGCAGTGGAACGATGAGATGAATGCTGGTTTCACAACAAGTACACCTTGGTTTGGCATGAATCCAAATTACAAAGAAATTAATGTTGAAAAGCAAAAAAATGAAGAAAAGTCTATTTTCAATTTCTATAAGAAAATGATTGCCTTGAAAAAAGAGCACGATGTGTTGAACTACGGTACGTACGATTTACTTTTAGAAGATGATCCACAAATTTATGCGTATACACGTACGTTACAGGATGAAAAAGTCATTGTAATTAGTAATATCTCAAAAGAGGAAGCTGTGTATAATGAGAGTTTATTCGCATTAGAACGCAAACGTTTGCTTTTAAATAACTATGAAGTTGCGGAACATGAACAAATAACTACAATCACGTTAAAACCTTATGAAACAAGGGTTTATCGCATTTTATAA
- a CDS encoding amino acid ABC transporter ATP-binding protein translates to MIQVRNLVKSFGSLDVLKGIDLEVKEKEVVVLIGASGSGKSTLLRCLNFLEMYDEGEIHLQGERIDPKHSNLNKVRENVGMVFQHFNLFPHMTSLENIIEAPIHVKKLETADAKDVGNQLLQKVGLQDKADVTPHLLSGGQKQRVAIARALAMNPKIMLFDEPTSALDPELVGEVLQVMKELAEEGMTMVIVTHEMNFARDVADRVIFMDDGKIVEDASPAQFFSAPSHERAKQFLRNVL, encoded by the coding sequence ATGATTCAAGTTCGAAATCTAGTAAAATCATTTGGCTCACTTGATGTTTTAAAAGGAATTGATTTAGAAGTAAAAGAAAAAGAAGTTGTTGTTTTAATCGGTGCCAGTGGTTCCGGCAAAAGTACATTACTTCGCTGTCTTAATTTTTTAGAAATGTACGATGAAGGTGAAATTCACTTACAAGGTGAACGAATTGATCCAAAGCATTCAAATTTAAACAAAGTCCGTGAAAATGTCGGTATGGTTTTTCAACACTTTAACCTCTTTCCTCATATGACCTCACTAGAAAACATCATAGAAGCACCTATTCACGTGAAAAAATTGGAGACAGCAGACGCGAAGGATGTTGGGAATCAACTCCTACAAAAAGTCGGCCTACAAGATAAGGCCGATGTAACTCCTCACCTACTTTCAGGTGGTCAAAAACAACGCGTTGCGATTGCACGAGCTCTTGCTATGAACCCTAAAATTATGCTATTTGATGAACCTACCTCAGCCTTAGACCCTGAACTCGTTGGGGAAGTATTGCAAGTTATGAAAGAACTTGCTGAAGAAGGAATGACAATGGTTATTGTTACTCATGAAATGAATTTCGCAAGAGATGTAGCTGACCGCGTCATCTTTATGGATGACGGGAAAATTGTAGAGGATGCTTCGCCAGCGCAATTTTTTTCCGCTCCATCGCATGAACGGGCAAAGCAATTTTTACGCAACGTTTTATAA
- a CDS encoding FAD-binding oxidoreductase, whose product MKQTKLTGRIVVPSDPGYDIARMNLNLSIPKLPCIIVFCQNKNDVCNALKWAREHHVPFRLRSGRHSYENFSLLNRGLIIDVSEMKQITVNTGKLTATIEAGANLGTVYKELWKYGVTIPAGTSASVGIVGLTLGGGIGMLSRLFGLTCDQLLEVEMVQACGKFGAKLIRANEQENPNLFWACRGGGGGNFGIVTSLTFRVHPIKNVSIFSITWEWEDFIAAFQAWQNWAPYIDERLTSSIELFSKQRNKIEVKGEFVGSPSELYPLLSPLLETGNPSLFIDEVPYIKAVQFFNSGNIPEKFKRSGSYVYKPIPLKGIQIMQYFLSHAPNKEASIWHQSLVGAVENISPNETAYFHRKAIIVQEYITSWKCDDEENRNIRWVKDLRESLDPYTLGDYVNWPDIDIKNWQTSYYGSNFQRLRKVKTAYDPCNVFRFQQSIPPFHT is encoded by the coding sequence TTGAAACAAACAAAATTAACTGGTCGTATCGTCGTTCCTTCGGATCCCGGGTATGACATAGCCCGAATGAATTTGAATTTAAGTATTCCAAAACTCCCTTGTATTATTGTTTTTTGTCAAAATAAAAATGATGTGTGTAACGCCTTAAAGTGGGCACGTGAGCATCATGTACCATTTCGCTTAAGAAGCGGGCGTCATAGCTATGAAAATTTCTCTCTTTTAAATCGAGGACTTATTATTGATGTGAGTGAAATGAAGCAAATTACGGTTAATACAGGGAAATTAACAGCAACAATTGAAGCGGGTGCAAATCTTGGCACTGTTTATAAAGAACTTTGGAAATACGGTGTTACAATACCAGCTGGCACAAGTGCAAGTGTTGGTATCGTTGGATTAACACTTGGCGGTGGCATCGGCATGCTTTCACGCTTATTTGGACTAACATGTGATCAATTATTAGAAGTCGAAATGGTACAAGCGTGCGGAAAATTTGGTGCAAAACTCATTCGTGCAAATGAACAAGAAAACCCTAACCTTTTTTGGGCATGCCGCGGCGGTGGAGGTGGGAATTTCGGGATTGTTACTTCCTTAACTTTTCGGGTCCATCCTATAAAAAACGTCTCAATTTTCTCGATTACATGGGAATGGGAAGACTTTATTGCTGCATTTCAAGCTTGGCAAAACTGGGCACCTTATATAGATGAACGTCTCACTTCATCAATTGAATTATTCTCCAAACAACGAAATAAAATCGAGGTGAAGGGTGAATTTGTTGGCTCTCCCTCTGAACTCTATCCTCTATTATCTCCTCTTCTTGAAACTGGTAACCCCTCTCTCTTTATAGATGAAGTTCCTTATATAAAGGCTGTTCAATTCTTTAATAGCGGTAATATTCCTGAAAAATTCAAGCGTTCTGGTTCCTATGTATATAAACCTATTCCCCTTAAAGGCATTCAAATCATGCAATATTTTCTTTCTCATGCACCAAATAAAGAGGCAAGCATTTGGCACCAATCACTCGTAGGTGCTGTAGAAAATATTTCTCCTAATGAAACCGCTTATTTCCATCGCAAAGCAATTATTGTTCAAGAATATATTACCTCTTGGAAATGCGACGATGAAGAAAATCGAAATATACGCTGGGTTAAAGATTTACGGGAGAGCTTAGATCCTTACACACTAGGAGACTATGTCAATTGGCCCGATATCGACATAAAAAATTGGCAAACTAGTTATTATGGCTCTAATTTTCAAAGGTTGCGTAAAGTGAAGACAGCATATGACCCTTGTAATGTTTTTCGTTTTCAACAAAGCATTCCTCCTTTCCATACGTAA
- a CDS encoding ABC transporter substrate-binding protein translates to MKRKLLTIVASITLCTSFILGACSKESSTTSNGEKEFRYAMSGLYKPFNYKENDGKLVGFDVEIGEALAKKMGMKPVPVTNPWETLIQGLQSKKYDVILGSMAITEERLKAVNFSNPYYRSGAQIFVAKKNTSISSPEDLKGKKIGVVKASTFKNLVAKYTDQITEYDSDITALMDLEPGRIDAVITDQMVGLRMIKEGKSNIKEAGKPLNLDEMGIAIHKDNKDMVEKVNKALDGIIKDGTYEKISKKWFGRNILGDEVKTK, encoded by the coding sequence ATGAAAAGAAAACTATTAACCATTGTTGCGAGTATTACATTATGTACATCCTTCATACTAGGAGCATGTAGTAAGGAAAGCTCTACCACATCTAATGGTGAAAAAGAATTTCGTTATGCGATGAGTGGTTTATACAAACCTTTTAACTATAAAGAAAATGACGGAAAACTTGTCGGTTTTGATGTAGAAATAGGTGAAGCTCTCGCGAAAAAGATGGGAATGAAACCTGTTCCTGTTACAAATCCTTGGGAAACATTGATTCAAGGTCTACAATCAAAAAAATATGACGTGATATTAGGAAGTATGGCAATTACAGAAGAACGATTAAAAGCCGTGAATTTCTCAAATCCATATTATCGCTCTGGCGCACAAATTTTTGTAGCTAAAAAGAATACATCTATCTCTTCTCCAGAGGACTTGAAAGGTAAAAAAATAGGTGTTGTAAAAGCAAGTACTTTCAAAAACCTTGTTGCAAAATATACAGATCAAATTACAGAATATGATAGTGATATTACTGCACTTATGGACTTAGAACCAGGACGTATAGACGCAGTTATTACTGATCAAATGGTTGGTCTTCGTATGATTAAAGAAGGTAAATCAAATATAAAAGAAGCTGGAAAACCGTTAAACCTTGATGAAATGGGAATTGCTATTCATAAAGACAATAAAGACATGGTCGAAAAGGTAAATAAAGCGCTGGATGGAATCATTAAAGACGGCACGTATGAAAAGATTAGTAAGAAATGGTTTGGGCGTAATATTCTTGGAGACGAGGTAAAAACAAAGTAA